One genomic segment of Streptomyces niveus includes these proteins:
- a CDS encoding phosphotriesterase family protein, translating to MQQHSDDAHHPLFLRTVTGTLPVSAVRGPALAHEHLVLDLDRAGDGGAVLHADPHGPAVTKELAELREEYGLGLVVELTCRGMGRGPHALARISEESGVPVVAATGWYYEPFHPAEVDGADVGELTAALVREIHDGFGDTGIRPGVLGEIGSHGDVPSGPETRVLLASAHAAVATGLSVATHAQLGHGGRAQLELLTGAGLPPHRVSVGHQDLLDAPAVHRELAASGAYVAFDTVGKESYQSDTTRLRLLLALVEAGHADRVLLSCDISRHAYLRSEGGQGYGHLFRSFLPRVRAAGVDEDLIDLMTRRNPLRFLTGADTKES from the coding sequence ATGCAGCAGCACTCCGACGATGCCCACCATCCGCTCTTTCTGCGCACCGTCACCGGGACGTTGCCCGTCTCCGCCGTACGCGGCCCGGCGCTCGCCCATGAGCACCTGGTCCTCGATCTCGACCGTGCCGGGGACGGCGGGGCGGTTCTCCACGCGGACCCGCACGGGCCCGCCGTCACCAAGGAACTGGCGGAGCTGCGCGAGGAGTACGGGCTCGGCCTGGTCGTCGAGCTGACCTGCCGCGGCATGGGCCGCGGTCCGCACGCCCTGGCCCGGATCTCCGAGGAGTCCGGGGTGCCGGTGGTGGCCGCCACGGGCTGGTACTACGAGCCGTTCCACCCTGCGGAGGTGGACGGGGCCGACGTCGGGGAGCTGACCGCGGCTCTCGTACGGGAGATCCACGACGGATTCGGCGACACCGGAATCCGGCCCGGCGTACTCGGCGAGATCGGCAGCCACGGTGATGTGCCGAGCGGGCCCGAGACGCGCGTGCTGCTGGCATCGGCGCACGCCGCCGTCGCCACCGGCCTGTCGGTCGCCACCCACGCCCAGCTAGGTCACGGCGGTCGCGCCCAGCTTGAACTGCTCACCGGCGCCGGACTCCCGCCGCACCGGGTCTCGGTGGGCCACCAGGACCTTCTCGACGCCCCGGCGGTGCACCGTGAGCTGGCGGCGAGCGGCGCGTACGTCGCCTTCGACACCGTCGGCAAGGAGAGCTACCAGAGCGACACCACGCGGCTGCGTCTCCTGCTCGCGCTGGTGGAGGCCGGCCACGCCGACCGTGTCCTGCTCAGCTGCGACATCTCCCGGCACGCCTATCTGCGGTCGGAGGGGGGTCAGGGGTACGGGCACCTCTTCCGGTCCTTCCTGCCGCGGGTGCGCGCGGCCGGCGTGGACGAGGACCTGATCGACCTGATGACACGGCGCAATCCGCTCCGGTTCCTGACCGGCGCGGACACGAAGGAGAGCTGA
- a CDS encoding aminotransferase class V-fold PLP-dependent enzyme, with protein MSVQLPRTFPLATIPLDDAVRMQFRLLECTAARFEGQQLFEADAGVVPDLGRPRTTARVESVLADFFGAEDAALVQGAGTGAIRAALQGVVGPGDPLLIHRAPVYRTTAVTLRGLGVRTVEADFNDDKALRRALDSGEFGWAYVQHSRQRLADSYDAGDVLTACRAAGVRTIMDDNYAVMRAPLSGVELGADASCFSLFKLHGPEGVGAVVGAADVVERVRADNYSGGGQVQGHQALDALRALTHVPVMWAIQSRVGAEIADRLAAGEVPGVAEVRIANAQDRCLLVRLDRPVARELPTVAARYGAAPYPVGSNSRYEIAPLFYRMSSSALDDAPELADRTVRINPMRAGADLVIEILRRSLHDLKD; from the coding sequence ATGTCCGTCCAACTGCCGCGGACCTTCCCGCTGGCGACGATTCCGCTGGACGACGCGGTCCGGATGCAGTTCCGGCTGCTGGAGTGCACCGCCGCGCGTTTCGAGGGTCAGCAACTCTTCGAGGCGGACGCGGGTGTGGTGCCGGACCTGGGCCGGCCCCGTACCACGGCGCGGGTCGAGTCGGTGCTGGCCGACTTCTTCGGCGCCGAGGACGCCGCGCTCGTGCAGGGCGCGGGTACGGGCGCCATCCGCGCGGCGCTCCAGGGCGTCGTCGGGCCCGGTGACCCGCTGCTGATCCACCGGGCGCCGGTCTACCGGACGACCGCCGTGACGCTGCGCGGGCTCGGAGTACGCACCGTCGAGGCGGACTTCAACGATGACAAGGCGCTCCGCCGGGCCCTGGACTCGGGTGAGTTCGGGTGGGCGTACGTCCAGCACAGCCGGCAGCGGCTCGCCGACTCCTACGACGCGGGGGACGTTCTCACCGCCTGCCGCGCCGCGGGGGTGCGCACGATCATGGACGACAACTACGCGGTAATGCGCGCACCGTTGTCGGGAGTTGAGCTCGGCGCCGACGCCTCGTGCTTCTCCCTCTTCAAACTGCACGGGCCCGAGGGGGTCGGCGCCGTCGTCGGAGCGGCCGACGTCGTGGAGCGCGTACGCGCCGACAACTACTCGGGCGGCGGGCAGGTGCAGGGCCACCAGGCGCTCGACGCGCTGCGCGCCCTCACCCACGTCCCCGTCATGTGGGCCATCCAGTCCCGGGTCGGCGCAGAGATCGCCGACCGGCTCGCCGCAGGCGAGGTACCCGGTGTTGCGGAGGTGCGGATCGCCAACGCACAGGACCGCTGTCTGCTCGTGCGCCTGGACCGCCCCGTGGCGCGTGAACTGCCCACCGTGGCGGCGCGGTACGGCGCCGCACCGTACCCCGTAGGCTCCAACTCCCGCTACGAGATCGCCCCGCTCTTCTACCGAATGTCCAGCTCGGCCCTCGACGACGCTCCGGAACTCGCCGACCGGACCGTGCGGATCAACCCCATGCGGGCCGGCGCCGATCTGGTGATCGAGATCCTCCGCCGTTCGCTGCACGACCTGAAGGACTGA
- a CDS encoding YhfX family PLP-dependent enzyme, with the protein MFLDAVLTRNPELVDVAVSLHRSGAVPPDTYVIDADAVEANAALLAGEAERLGLSLWFVVKQIGRNPALIRAIARHIPRFAAIDPYEARLLHDAGARAGNLGHLVQIPPRQLPEMLAWRPETVTVFDLANARAVSDAARRLGVVQDVLVRLEGTDKVYPGQEGGVPFAGLDDFAAAAETLPGIRIAGVTAFPCVLCDPSTGAPAPTRNFQLAIKARELLAARGHEGLKLSAPSATSMASLPLLAELGATHGEPGHALTGTTPLHAVDHQQPEHPAYVYVSEVAHTLADGRPAIHGGGFYPRAHIRDALLPRTGVRLPVEDASPENIDYYRLLQLPAHAADVQVGDTAVLAFRTQIFVTRSTVAVVAGLSTGEPRLTGLYDAQGRAR; encoded by the coding sequence GTGTTCCTGGACGCTGTCCTGACCCGCAACCCCGAACTCGTCGACGTGGCGGTCTCGCTGCACCGTTCCGGCGCCGTCCCGCCCGATACGTACGTGATCGACGCCGACGCCGTGGAGGCCAATGCCGCGCTGCTGGCCGGTGAGGCCGAACGGCTCGGCCTCTCGCTGTGGTTCGTGGTCAAGCAGATCGGCCGCAATCCGGCGCTGATCCGGGCGATCGCCCGGCACATTCCGCGGTTCGCCGCGATCGATCCGTACGAGGCCCGGCTGCTGCACGACGCGGGGGCGCGGGCCGGCAACCTCGGCCACCTCGTGCAGATCCCGCCCCGTCAGCTGCCCGAGATGCTCGCCTGGCGGCCGGAGACGGTGACCGTCTTCGACCTCGCCAACGCCCGCGCCGTGTCGGACGCCGCCCGGCGACTCGGCGTCGTCCAAGACGTACTCGTACGTCTGGAGGGCACCGACAAGGTGTATCCGGGGCAGGAGGGGGGCGTGCCGTTCGCCGGCCTCGACGACTTCGCCGCGGCGGCGGAGACATTGCCGGGCATCAGGATCGCGGGCGTCACCGCGTTCCCCTGTGTCCTGTGCGATCCGTCGACCGGGGCGCCGGCCCCCACTCGGAATTTCCAACTCGCGATCAAGGCGCGCGAGTTGCTGGCAGCGCGTGGGCATGAGGGGCTGAAGCTCAGTGCTCCCAGTGCCACCTCCATGGCTTCCCTCCCGCTCCTCGCCGAGCTGGGGGCCACGCACGGCGAGCCTGGCCACGCCCTCACCGGAACAACCCCGCTGCACGCGGTCGACCACCAGCAGCCCGAACACCCCGCCTACGTGTACGTCAGCGAGGTCGCCCACACCCTCGCCGACGGACGGCCCGCGATCCACGGCGGCGGCTTCTATCCGCGTGCGCACATCCGGGACGCCCTGCTGCCGCGCACCGGGGTGCGGCTGCCCGTGGAGGACGCGTCCCCCGAGAACATCGACTACTACCGGCTGCTCCAACTCCCCGCCCACGCCGCGGACGTTCAGGTCGGGGACACCGCCGTACTCGCCTTCCGCACCCAGATCTTCGTCACCCGCTCGACCGTCGCGGTGGTCGCCGGACTCTCCACCGGAGAGCCGCGGCTGACCGGCCTGTACGACGCGCAGGGCCGGGCCCGGTAA
- a CDS encoding phosphopentomutase has translation MSTTVIVVIDGFGVGAMPDAGSLRPGDLTADTCGHVLDRCRASLGRPLRLPALGSLGLGLVHPHPDLARRTGRPVAAGRAALGYPGADTFAGHQTMMGADFSRVTVAPLAGHLDEVSGALKSAGHLVEPLAGRPILLVDGAVLVHDNLEADPGINWNASGRLDDLSFDRILDIAHTVRAIAPVARVIAVGGHADGALTTYVRDGDGGTVGLDTPATGFYRNGGLQVRHLGVELDHTRQLPDVAARAGVPVTLVGKAADILACEAAVRRPAVATGEVMEHTLAAVRGGRGGLVVANVQETDLAGHQQDTGRYGSVLEQVDVGLAELTGLLTSPGDRLIVTADHGNDPTIGHAYHTREYVPVLIHRPNAAGIELLPDAATLADVGATAAASLGLDAGALTTGTTLLGRSR, from the coding sequence ATGAGCACGACCGTGATCGTCGTGATCGACGGATTCGGTGTCGGCGCGATGCCGGACGCGGGGTCGCTGCGGCCCGGCGATCTCACCGCCGACACCTGCGGGCATGTACTCGACCGCTGCCGCGCGTCGCTGGGCCGGCCGCTCCGGCTGCCCGCACTTGGGTCGCTGGGCCTCGGCCTCGTCCATCCGCACCCGGATCTCGCCCGGCGGACCGGCCGCCCCGTCGCCGCGGGCCGGGCTGCTCTCGGTTACCCCGGGGCGGACACTTTCGCCGGGCATCAGACCATGATGGGCGCGGACTTCAGCCGGGTCACCGTGGCTCCGCTCGCCGGGCATCTGGATGAGGTGAGCGGCGCGCTGAAGTCGGCGGGCCATCTTGTCGAGCCCCTGGCGGGGCGGCCGATCCTGCTCGTCGACGGCGCCGTCCTGGTCCACGACAACCTGGAGGCCGACCCCGGCATCAACTGGAACGCGTCCGGCCGCCTGGACGACCTGTCCTTCGACCGCATCCTCGACATCGCCCATACGGTGCGGGCCATCGCGCCGGTCGCCCGCGTGATCGCCGTCGGTGGCCACGCGGACGGGGCGCTCACCACGTACGTACGGGACGGCGACGGCGGCACCGTGGGCCTGGACACCCCGGCCACCGGCTTCTACCGCAACGGCGGCCTCCAGGTGCGGCATCTGGGCGTGGAACTCGACCACACCCGGCAGCTGCCCGACGTCGCCGCTCGAGCCGGCGTCCCGGTCACCCTCGTCGGCAAGGCGGCGGACATCCTGGCGTGCGAAGCCGCCGTACGTCGCCCCGCCGTAGCGACGGGGGAGGTCATGGAGCACACCCTGGCGGCGGTACGGGGCGGGCGGGGCGGCCTCGTCGTCGCGAACGTCCAGGAGACCGATCTCGCGGGCCACCAGCAGGACACGGGGCGCTACGGGAGCGTCCTGGAGCAGGTCGACGTCGGACTCGCCGAGCTGACGGGGCTGCTCACCTCACCTGGTGACCGTCTGATCGTCACGGCCGACCACGGCAACGATCCGACGATCGGCCACGCCTACCACACACGTGAGTATGTCCCCGTCCTGATCCACCGTCCGAACGCCGCGGGGATCGAACTCCTCCCGGACGCCGCCACCTTGGCGGACGTGGGGGCGACGGCCGCGGCCTCCCTGGGCCTGGACGCGGGCGCGCTCACGACGGGAACGACACTGCTCGGCCGGTCGCGCTGA
- the ffh gene encoding signal recognition particle protein, translated as MFDTLSDRLSATFKTLRGKGRLSEADIDATAREIRIALLEADVALPVVRDFTAKVKERSRGEEVSRALNPSQQIIKIVNEELVGILGGETRRLRFAKQPPTVIMLAGLQGAGKTTLAGKLGLWLKGQGHSPLLVACDLQRPNAVNQLSVVAERAGVSVYAPEPGNGVGDPVKVAEDSIKYAKDRVHDVVIVDTAGRLGIDEELMRQAADIRDAVNPDEVLFVVDAMIGQDAVNTAEAFRDGVGFDGVVLSKLDGDARGGAALSIAHVTGKQIMFASNGEKLDEFDAFHPDRMASRILDMGDMLSLIEKAEQTFSQAEAEKMAQKLAKGPKEFTLDDFLAQMEQVRKMGSISKLLGMLPGMAQMKDQISNIDERDVDRTAAIIKSMTPGERHEPTIINGSRRARIAKGSGVEVSAVKSLVERFFEARKMMSKMAQGGGMPGMPGAPGSGGGPGRQKKQQKQAKGKRRSGNPMKRKADEQAAAVRREEAAQAGGAFGLPAAEADKNFELPDEFKKFMG; from the coding sequence GTGTTCGATACCCTCTCCGATCGCCTCTCAGCGACTTTCAAAACCCTCCGCGGCAAGGGGCGACTGTCCGAGGCGGACATCGACGCCACCGCACGCGAGATCCGCATCGCGCTCCTCGAGGCGGACGTCGCGCTCCCCGTGGTCCGCGACTTCACCGCGAAGGTCAAGGAGCGGTCACGCGGTGAAGAGGTCTCGCGGGCGCTCAACCCCAGCCAGCAGATCATCAAGATCGTCAACGAGGAGCTCGTAGGCATCCTCGGCGGCGAGACGCGGCGCCTGCGCTTCGCCAAGCAGCCGCCCACCGTGATCATGCTCGCCGGTCTCCAGGGCGCGGGCAAGACGACTCTCGCGGGCAAGCTGGGCCTCTGGCTCAAGGGACAGGGGCACTCCCCGCTGCTGGTCGCCTGTGACCTCCAGCGCCCCAACGCCGTCAACCAGCTCTCCGTCGTCGCCGAACGCGCGGGCGTCTCGGTGTACGCCCCGGAGCCCGGCAACGGTGTGGGCGACCCGGTCAAGGTGGCCGAGGACTCGATCAAGTACGCCAAGGACAGGGTCCACGACGTCGTCATCGTCGACACCGCCGGTCGTCTCGGCATCGACGAGGAACTGATGCGGCAGGCCGCCGACATCCGCGACGCCGTCAACCCCGACGAGGTCCTGTTCGTCGTCGACGCGATGATCGGCCAGGACGCGGTCAACACCGCCGAGGCCTTCCGCGACGGCGTCGGCTTCGACGGCGTTGTGCTGTCCAAGCTCGACGGCGACGCCCGCGGCGGCGCCGCGCTGTCCATCGCGCACGTCACCGGCAAGCAGATCATGTTCGCCTCCAACGGCGAGAAGCTGGACGAGTTCGACGCGTTCCACCCGGACCGCATGGCGTCCCGCATCCTCGACATGGGCGACATGCTCAGCCTCATCGAGAAGGCCGAGCAGACCTTCAGCCAGGCCGAGGCCGAGAAGATGGCCCAGAAGCTGGCGAAGGGGCCCAAGGAGTTCACGCTCGACGACTTCCTGGCGCAGATGGAACAGGTCCGCAAGATGGGCTCCATCTCGAAGCTGCTCGGGATGCTGCCCGGCATGGCGCAGATGAAGGACCAGATCAGCAACATCGACGAGCGGGACGTCGACCGCACCGCCGCGATCATCAAGTCCATGACGCCGGGTGAGCGGCACGAGCCGACCATCATCAACGGTTCACGCCGGGCGCGCATCGCCAAGGGTTCGGGCGTCGAGGTCAGCGCCGTGAAGAGCCTGGTGGAGCGGTTCTTCGAGGCCCGCAAGATGATGTCGAAGATGGCGCAGGGCGGCGGGATGCCGGGAATGCCCGGCGCTCCGGGCTCGGGTGGCGGACCCGGCAGGCAGAAGAAGCAGCAGAAGCAGGCCAAGGGGAAGCGGCGCTCCGGCAACCCGATGAAGCGCAAGGCCGACGAGCAGGCCGCCGCGGTACGGCGCGAGGAAGCGGCCCAGGCGGGCGGCGCGTTCGGCCTGCCGGCGGCCGAGGCGGACAAGAACTTCGAACTGCCCGACGAGTTCAAGAAGTTCATGGGCTGA